Proteins from a single region of Parambassis ranga chromosome 16, fParRan2.1, whole genome shotgun sequence:
- the LOC114448242 gene encoding exopolyphosphatase PRUNE1-like, with the protein MEEFLASCLQAVKANVDQAGPGFHVVLGNEACDVDSMVCALAYAYFLSKTAQSDMLALPLLNIRQSDLVLRSDNVFLLRQTGLSPDLLLYREQLDLRALQQAGRLQLTLVDHNILPSSDSDLEGAVVEVIDHHLLEREPSASCPVTVETVGSCATLVTERIIQKAPHILDQQLAQLLYAAVVLDCVNMAPAAGKVTPKDSQYAAALESRFPALPPRGALFQALQNAKFDVSGLNTEQMLLKDMKAVAGSLNVAVSVLYITLEEFLQRPEMEAELSAFCQKFGYDLLLLMTISFTESKEPIRELAVFSHSTTCRDQVGQYLEQARNPALNLSPISSLHPHISAYQQGNTLASRKKLLPIVKDFLKELEGDGYLGNVEEEDAQVPPTPMNSLVEGCPLDDGLPRISAQDLEEKFSKMADRGGN; encoded by the exons ATGGAGGAGTTTCTGGCGAGCTGCCTCCAGGCCGTgaag GCGAACGTGGATCAGGCTGGTCCAGGGTTCCATGTTGTCCTCGGGAACGAGGCCTGTGACGTGGACTCCATGGTGTGCGCTTTGGCCTACGCCTACTTCCTGTCCAAG acGGCACAGAGCGACATGctcgctctccctctgctcAACATCCGGCAGTCAGACCTGGTGCTGCGGTCAGATAACGTTTTTCTGCTGCGTCAGACCGGTTTGTCTCCAGACCTCCTGCTGTACAGGGAGCAGCTGGACCTGCGAGCGCTGCAGCAGGCTGGCCGCTTGCAGCTGACGCTGGTCGACCACAACATCCTTCCCAG TTCAGACAGCGACCTGGAGGGGGCCGTGGTAGAGGTGATTGACCACCACCTGCTGGAGAGAGAGCCCTCAGCCTCCTGTCCTGTTACCGTGGAGACGGTGGGATCCTGTGCTACCTTGGTAACAGAACGTATCATCCAGAAAGCTCCACACATCCTGGACCAGCAGCTGGCTCAGCTGCTCTATG cGGCAGTGGTGCTGGACTGCGTCAACATGGCTCCCGCTGCAGGTAAAGTGACTCCTAAAGACAGTCAGTATGCCGCAGCACTGGAGTCCAGATTCCCTGCTCTGCCACCGAGGGGCGCTCTCTTCCAGGCGCTGCAGAACGCAAAGTTTGACGTCTCAG gtCTGAACACTGAACAGATGCTGCTGAAGGACATGAAAGCTGTCGCAGGAAGTTTGAATGTTGCTGTCTCCGTCCTCTACATCACACTGGAG gagttCCTACAGAGGCCGGAGATGGAGGCAGAGCTGTCGGCCTTCTGTCAGAAGTTTGGGTACGATTTGTTGCTGCTGATGACAATCTCATTCACTGAGAGCAaagagccaatcagagagctcgCTGTGTTCAGccacagcaccacctgcagggACCAG GTTGGCCAGTACCTGGAACAGGCCCGTAACCCCGCCCTCAACCTTAGTCCAATCAGCAGCCTTCATCCTCACATCTCAGCCTATCAGCAAG GAAATACGTTGGCGTCTCGGAAGAAGCTCCTCCCCATTGTTAAGGACTtcctgaaggagctggaggGAGACGGTTACCTGGGAAACGTAGAGGAAGAGGATGCTCAGGTCCCGCCGACCCCAATGAACAGCCTGGTGGAGGGCTGTCCCCTAGATGATGGTCTGCCCCGCATCAGTGCTCAAGACCTGGAGGAGAAGTTCAGCAAGATGGCCGACAGAGGAGGGAACTGA